actgtaccgcATTTCTCCTCCTCTTCGGGAAAAATCCCAACGTAGTTTACAAGTACCAGCCGCACTTTCAAAGCCTGCCATATGTGTTGGAACGAACACCAACATGGCGGGAAGGAGGCCCGTTGGACTCATTCCATTACCACGATGTCGCTTTCGCCTCAACATCACCGATGGGACAGATGAACTAAATCTACACGAAAACAAGTACACATCAAACGAAGAACCGAGTTCCCCTCCGTCACCTTGCGCcaagatggcggcttaagaaggagAAGAAACCCTAGCCGCATTAttattttttgaacatcagtacatacgcaagcgctcatatatacacgcatacactcatccatatgaacgcacatacgcacatcctacccttatgagcacctccgagaaacTGAGccaacatatcatcttgagatttcacgaagtcaccgtaggcgcctcgtagtcgatgggaacgtctcctcccactgaacgcgtatcgccgaaaattctaaaataaattcaggataaatgcgagcaccatgaGTTGAATCCTGGTGGGCTGAAGATACCACTGTccatctaaccatccaaccacaggttggttcgccctAGCCGCATTGTGTGTGTTTGTGGGTTGGGGGCGAGGAAACGGGAGGGACTGATTTAGGTGATAGAGTAGGAttagttttcgttttttttttGTTGAGAAAAAGGATTAGTTTTAGTTGAAATGTTACTTTTTTTAAGTAGGGGAAATTTATTTTTTGAAGTAGGAAAAAGataggagagaagagaagagatggTTTCGTAGTCGAAATAAGAGAAGAGATCATAATGGACTCTTTCTTTTATCCTGTTAATTATTTTCTTATATGTTGGCCGGGCCCAACAAGGCACCACCCCAACCCAGATCCTTCGATTTCTACGTGTCCAGCAGGTTCCAGCCGCCGCCACGACCTCGTTTCTCCCGTCGTCTCTCACCAGCACGCACCAAACCTGCAGCCCCTCCCCCTAATCTCATTGCCTGTTGCCACCCACCCACCGGCTCCACCTTCCGAATCTCGGACGCCTCCGCGCCGGCCGCAGGGCACGCGACTTCCGTTCCGGCGGCGGGGGAAGAgatggcggcgaacctcgaggacgTGCCGTCGGTGGATCTCATCACCGAGGTGCTCCGCCGCGCCAAGTGCAGCTCCAAGCCCGACAAGCGCATCATCCTCGTCGGTAAAACCCGCTCTTTTCCTTACCCGCTTCGTCTCTTTCTTCCGCTTGTAAGGTTTCTTGCGCAGTCGAGGGGGAAATCTGATCTGTGCTCCGCGTATCTGGAATTGTTCATACTTCCAATGTGGGGAGTTGAATTGGGGGCACTTAAATTCACAATGGTGGAATTAGTTGTAGTATTCTTCACAGGGAGATTGGTTCTAACCGCTCTTTTTTGTGTTGCCACCTAATTAGTACTAATCGCTATATTTGTGTGGAATTTTAGTAATTGATAGATGTGTGGAATTTTAGTAATTGATATCAATCACTAAGATTCCGCCTAATTAGTAGTAATTGATAGATGTGTGGAATTTTACATCCATGAAAGTTTCTAGAGGATGATGAAACAGAAAGGACTTGTGAATAGTTCCTTGGTGTCATAATCACTTTGGTATCATGTGCAAGCCTTTTTGTGGTTGGTGAGGAGAAAAAAGTGGAATTCTTTGAGTATGAGTAAAGATATAGATTAAAAGCCATAACTAGGGAAGAAAGATATTTATATTCTCTCCTTTTCTTTGTTTGTGTAACCTTTCGCTGGATCCAATGTGTCTTCATATTGTTTTTTCAGTGGTATACCACAAATACAGGTGACGCTATTTATTTTGTTTAGTTTTTGCTGCTACCAATGTGTTAACCTTTTCCATCCTTGTTATAGAATAGAACCTCTAAGCTTTTGAGAAAATGACTTGTGAATAGTTCTCATGTGTCTTTTACTATGTCCAGCAGAGCTGACTACCTGATTCACAACTGCACTTGCGTCATTTTTTTGCATtaacaaaattttaaaattttgacaACAAAGATGAATAAATCAAATGCAGTCAATATGTGCTACTACATATCAAAATTTCTTGCAAGGCCTTGTTTCATTCTGTGCAGCAGCTTGTTTAGGAATATTGATCTTTATAGCTAGTAGGTAGTATTATCTAACTAGCTGCATCTGACTAGTTGCCTGGCTAAAGGAATACATCATTACATGAGAGTATCTGAATATGATTGTGTACGGAAGAGGTGAGGTTGTGATACATTTGCAGATGCTGAAGAACACACACATAACAATATCAGTGTACTTCTTTAACTATCTATTTCATCTAATTCCTTAACACTAAGTGCTTCTGTGTATATTCTAGATTGCTGTATGCTCGGGCAATATGACAATGTGACATGTATGAATTCTGTAGGTCCACCTGGCTCTGGAAAGGGTACGCAGTCGCCCCTTATTAAGGATGAATACTGCTTGTGCCATTTAGCCACTGGTGATATGCTGAGAGCTGCTGTTGCTGCTAAGACTCCTCTGGGGATCAAGGCTAAAGAAGCTATGAACAAGGTAGGATTTCAAGAAGCAAACTACCAGCAATTAAGAACCAGCAGAAATCTCGTTTGTtaattcctttgtttcttgacattTTGTAGGGAGAGCTTGTTTCAGATGACTTGGTTGTTGGGATTATCGATGAAGCCATGAAGAAACCCTCATGCCAGAAGGGTTTTATCCTTGATGGCTTCCCTAGAACTGTTGTTCAAGCACAAAAGGTCCTTGATCAATATGCATCACCTTGAAAAGCATTCTTTCTGTTATAAGGACATATTTGAtagatgatactccctccgtcccataatataagagcgttttcgacactacactagtgtaaaaaatgctcttatattatgggacggagggagtagtagttatgTTCTGGGAGCTTCTTTTTTGGGCTTCCTAACGGTTTGTTTGAACAATGGCTGCAGCTTGATGACATGCTGGCAAAGCAAGGCGCTAAAGTTGACAAGGTTTTGAACTTCGCAATTGATGATGCAATATTGGAAGAACGAATTACTGGCCGCTGGATACACCCATCGAGTGGCAGATCTTACCATACAAAGTTTGCTCCTCCGAAGACTCCTGGAGTTGATGATGTAAGTCAAATGCAGAATTCTGGACTGCCTGTATATATCATATTTGCATGAACTTTTTTAGATCATCATCATTGCTTCTCTCTTGCATGCCACCCCCTCAGTTTGCCTCACATTTAACTGTGCTAAGCTGCTATACCCAAATATGTTCAATCTTTGGCAAATATTTATGTTGTGAATGATGAGTTTTCTAGTTTGCTAGATGAAGTCTAGGTTTAATCTTCTTATGGTCTGCTTCTGGTTGTAGGCGCAATAATTTTGACTACTAGAGTGATGTTATGATTTGTTTAAATAGTTGAATATGCCCTCGTGTTCTATTTTTATGGATGCGTTCTATAGCACAATATATCCTTTCCTTCCCTGAAAATATGCTCTTTACGAATTACTACCAGAAATAAATATATTTGACATGTTTTTGCAATAAGTAGAGATTATACATCATTGCTATTATTCTGAACTTTGGTTGTCGAGGCTTATGCTACTGTTTCTGCAAGAGTTCGTATGTTTCATCCAGAAAATATATGTGCACCTGTGATTATTACATCCCTTGATACTATATATTTTTTCCTCAACTGGCATTTTGGTGCAAACTATTGACTTCTGATTCTTCTCCCGTTTACCAAGGTTACCGGAGAGCCCTTGATTCAAAGGAAAGATGACACAGCTGCGGTTTTAAAGTCAAGGCTTGAGGCTTTCCATATGCAAACCGAACCTGTATGTTTTCTCAACCATGTATTCTTCAGATCTTTCTTCCGGATGAAACAGTTCTTCTGTTATTGTCCATCCTTTTGTCGCATACTTTCATTAGTGTCTTTCCTGCCAAACTCTGGTTTCATCTTGCATGAAGCAAAGCAGTTGCTGTTCAGTCAATGTTTTTAATCTGAAAACTGTTTGCTTCTCCCAGGTGATTGACTACTACTCCAAGAATGGCTTGGTGGCAAATCTTCATGCGGAGAAACCACCAAAGGAAGTGACCGTTGAGGTGCAGAAAGCCCTTTCATGAAGCAGCCCATTTTCACATTGAAAACGGCATGTACCAAAGCCCTTGCCTGGGTTCCTAGAACTAGGAAGTAATAAACTGATACCGGCACCGTATGATTCACATTTTCCGCCTGCAATGTGCGTGATTGCACCATTTTGTTACAGCTTTTGCAAGCTCATGATTGGTCCGAGCAATTTAACCGTGCAAATGAACATTCTTTTATACATATGGACATCTTTTTTCATATACATGAATGTTGCTTTATGTCACAATGCCTTGCCATGAACATATGTTTTGGAAATGTATATGTATTCTTGTAGGAGATCATTAGTTTGGGTTATACCTTGGTGTTGCCCTAAAATTCATTGTTGGCGATTGTTTGTTTTTTCCACCGGGGTTAAGATGGAATAATGCCAGAGTTACGGATAATGTCACAGGNNNNNNNNNNNNNNNNNNNNNNNNNNNNNNNNNNNNNNNNNNNNNNNNNNNNNNNNNNNNNNNNNNNNNNNNNNNNNNNNNNNNNNNNNNNNNNNNNNNNNNNNNNNNNNNNNNNNNNNNNNNNNNNNNNNNNNNNNNNNNNNNNNNNNNNNNNNNNNNNNNNNNNNNNNNNNNNNNNNNNNNNNNNNNNNNNNNNNNNNNNNNNNNNNNNNNNNNNNNNNNNNNNNNNNNNNNNNNNNNNNNNNNNNNNNNNNNNNNNNNNNNNNNNNNNNNNNNNNNNNNNNNNNNNNNNNNNNNNNNNNNNNNNNNNNNNNNNNNNNNNNNNNNNNNNNNNNNNNNNNNNNNNNNNNNNNNNNNNNNNNNNNNNNNNNNNNNNNNNNNNNNNNNNNNNNNNNNNNNNNNNNNNNNNNNNNNNNNNNNNNNNNNNNNNNNNNNNNNNNNNNNNNNNNNNNNNNNNNNNNNNNNNNNNNNNNNNNNNNNNNNNNNNNNNNNNNNNNNNNNNNNNNNNNNNNNNNNNNNNNNNNNNNNNNNNNNNNNNNNNNNNNNNNNNNNNNNNNNNNNNNNNNNNNNNNNNNNNNNNNNNNNNNNNNNNNNNNNNNNNNNNNNNNNNNNNNNNNNNNNNNNNNNNNNNNNNNNNNNNNNNNNNNNNNNNNNNNNNNNNNNNNNNNNNNNNNNNNNNNNNNNNNNNNNNNNNNNNNNNNNNNNNNNNNNNNNNNNNNNNNNNNNNNNNNNNNNNNNNNNNNNNNNNNNNNNNNNNNNNNNNNNNNNNNNNNNNNNNNNNNNNNNNNNNNNNNNNNNNNNNNNNNNNNNNNNNNNNNNNNNNNNNNNNNNNNNNNNNNNNNNNNNNNNNNNNNNNNNNNNNNNNNNNNNNNNNNNNNNNNNNNNNNNNNNNNNNNNNNNNNNNNNNNNNNNNNNNNNNNNNNNNNNNNNNNNNNNNNNNNNNNNNNNNNNNNNNNNNNNNNNNNNNNNNNNNNNNNNNNNNNNNNNNNNNNNNNNNNNNNNNNNNNNNNNNNNNNNNNNNNNNNNNNNNNNNNNNNNNNNNNNNNNNNNNNNNNNNNNNNNNNNNNGCGCTCCTCCGCGCGGCCGCCTTTCCACAGGCCACGGCCGGCGcgccccgctccggccatggcctcgccgtggccaccgTCCACTGCTCCGGCCGCCTGGCCggtgccgccgccaccgacgccccgCATCGCCTTGTTGGGTTGCGCCCGCAGCGCCCACgcccgttcgggcgagcgcccgcgCTCGCGCCCGTTTAGCCTCTGGGTCACTGCCGAatggggcccagccccagaacaaaaaaaaagaaaagaagaaaagaattaaaaataaaaataataaataaaaataaaatgatttaataaattaattattaattaattaactaattaagtaattaattaagttaactaatcctgattaaattaacctaatcactaattaaattaactaatatgtaattaacctaaacagagaatgataggtgggtcccactggacccacatgacaggttgaccaggtcaacggcgaacgttgactgctgacgtcagcatgacatcatgctgatgtcataaatccattttcgaattaattaaataattaataaaattccagaaattaataaaatctttagaaaatcatatctttaaaTCCGTAACTCGGACtaaaataatttcaacatgaaagttgcttagaacgacgagacgaatccggatacgcagtccgttcgtccgccacacacccctaacctatcgaacccgcaactttccccctccggctcctctgcccgaaaacacgaaacaccggggatattttcccgaatgtttccccccttaaccggtaccacctcataccacgctagggcacgcctagcatcgttacttgtcttgtcatgcatcgatatgcctctgtttacatggtatttattgtttcttcccccctcttctctccggtagactacgagaccgacgctgctgctgcccagttcgactacggagttgacgacccctctctcttgccagagtaaccaggcaagccccccccctgatcaccagatatcgcccattctactctatactgcttgcattagagtagtgtatcatgttactgctttccgttatacctatcctgatgcatagcctgtccttgttactactgttgatacctttaccttcaatcctatatgcttagtataggatgctagtatattcatctgtggccctgcattcttgtccgtcagccgtgctatactatcgggccgtgatcactcgggaggtgatcacgggtatatactatatactttatacatgatacatgtggagactaaagtcgggtcggctggtggagcacccgcgagtggatctttgtggcggagcgacagggcaggttgagaccgcctaggagagaggtgggcctggccctgttcggcgttcgcggatacttaacacgcttaacgagatcttggtatttgatctgagttggctacgagcatatacgcactaaccatctacgcgggagtagttatgggtatcccggcgtcgtggtatcagccgaagcacttcgtgacgtcagcgactgagcggcacacgccggattggactggaacgccactaggctaggtctgcttccggccgcgtacgcaacgtgcaggtgtgctcagggcgatgggcctagacccctgcgcgcttagatttagaccggcgtgctggcctctccgttgagcctaggtggggctacgacgtattgatcttccgcggccgggcatgacccaggaaagtgtgtccggccaaatgggatcaagcgtgctgggtaagttggtgcacccctgcagggaagttaatctatttgaatagtcgtgatcttcggtaacaggacgacttggagttgtaccttgaccttatgacaactagaaccggatacttaataaaacacacccttccaagttccacagacaacccggtgatcgcttttccacagggcgacgaggggaggatcgccgggtagggttatgctatgcgatgcgactggagatgctacttggagatgctacttggagatgctacttggaggacttcaatctattctcttctacatgctgcaagacagaggctgccagaagcatagtcttcgacaggattagctatccccctttttattctggcattctgcagttcagtccaccgatatggccctttacacatatccccatgcatatgtagtgtagctccttgcttgcgagtactttggatgagtactcacggttgcttttctccctcttttcccccttttcccttttacctggttgtcgcaaccagatgctggagccctggagccatacgccaccgtcgacgatgattcctactacactggaggtgcctactactacgtgcaggctactGACGAcgcccaggagtagtttaggaggatcccaggcaggaggcctgcgcctctttcgatctgtatcccagtttgtgctagccttcttaaggcaaacttgtttaacttatgtctgtactcaga
This portion of the Triticum dicoccoides isolate Atlit2015 ecotype Zavitan chromosome 7A, WEW_v2.0, whole genome shotgun sequence genome encodes:
- the LOC119329870 gene encoding adenylate kinase 3, whose product is MAANLEDVPSVDLITEVLRRAKCSSKPDKRIILVGPPGSGKGTQSPLIKDEYCLCHLATGDMLRAAVAAKTPLGIKAKEAMNKGELVSDDLVVGIIDEAMKKPSCQKGFILDGFPRTVVQAQKLDDMLAKQGAKVDKVLNFAIDDAILEERITGRWIHPSSGRSYHTKFAPPKTPGVDDVTGEPLIQRKDDTAAVLKSRLEAFHMQTEPVIDYYSKNGLVANLHAEKPPKEVTVEVQKALS